The DNA sequence GATGCCATCTCAGCAGCTTTCTTAAATCTTCAAACACACATATTCATACAATATTACCGCATGTGTTCACAGTCATCGAACCGTTATATGATGCGTCCATCGAAACCGGAATGTAAacgaaaataggaaaaaaaacgtatagcaagtagaaaaatgataagaggagaaaaaagaagaaagaatcgGAAAGTGTACGGTCATTGACGGACTTTCTCGATtataacgtgtttttttttttgttattcattttatttatttacaatattgcAGCGTTTTGCATTCGCAAATCTTGAGTTCTGTGCAATTAGTTAAGAATCCAGATGGGATATCGAAACAAACACGTGTTATACATGCATAGCAGGCATGCCTGAAGtttaaacaaacgaaattttgacgtaattcaatattttttttatcgagtgAGAAAATCTAGCGAAAAAAGTTTCGGAATTCGAGCGATACTCTGTTTGTATGTTTGTGGTAATTCGTTGTACGGCTAaactgtattatttattagcGCGTTACGCACTCGCTATCCAGAAAAGTGTCactttgtatgaaaaaattcgttttcaaaTTGGAAGCGTAAGTTTCTCACGTCATCTTTGTCCAAATTAACgtatttcaaaaaagtttgaagCGAACTcttttcctgaaaaaaaagaacaaagtgCCAATCAAATCAGGGCTTTTTCCTCATCTAGCTATACatgttattcattttttttcttctaactcAGCCCATTTTtccacgtatgtatgtacataatttaCAGTTCGAGTATCAGAGactgtacatataataaaatgaagcGAGCACTTCGACAGTGCATGCATACCTACTCGAAGATCTACTGCAGGCGCCGAGACAGTCAATTAATTATGCAGCTATTAATGGAGAACACTCAATTCCAATTAGGGAAGTTTGTGTGTTTCATCTTTTAAACTTTTCtacgcatatatgtataatatatctgcGCCGTGGAAGAGTGATAAGCAGCAGGATAGGACGTCGAACTAACATCGGGATAAACGAGACACGCGTATTATATGCGAGTGGAATGAGATTAAATCTATAGTTGAAACTGGTTTTaccaattgaaaaaagttcagAATTTATCTAAAACACTctaaaaaatgtaatgaataaaattttttctcgttcacTGAATGTCAATTTTAGTAataaaagaagtgaaaaatcagaGGATGCTGTAATTCCAAAATCCCGACATCGTTGCGATTTTTTGGCTTTCGtgataaaaattactttttctttggtggtggtggaggtTTTTTGACCCGCGTGTTTGCAATATTCGTCTCTTACCTTCTTGTTACACGATATACTATTACTGGAGAACACTGACCGCGCATCGAGTGAGCGTCGGGATCTATATCACATAATCGTaacgatgaaataaaagaatgtTATTgacaaaagtataataaagtgACATTTAACGTGCGAAAGTCGATGTGGAAATAAACGACAAGAACTTTTGAACGACGTTAATTCTGGCTAGGTAGTTTCATATCGATTTACGAGGACCGAAGATATAATAAGCAAGTTTATACGCATGAGTTTTAATTTACAAACAATTCCTGTACTTCTTTCTTAacttaaatattttctgtttcttcagtgtgtttgaaagaaataagttttattaGATTTTGACTTTTGATTCAAAGAGCAAGCGATTCTGCTGATGGATTAaatcgataaaatatttttaattttcaattggctaattaaattttccacCACGTTGATATCCCAAtcagaattctttttttaatatgcGTCCGTAACATGTTAAGATAATTTCTACATCGTATATTATTCAACGAGATTGATCGATCTTCATACTTCACactttccattttttgtctctttaatatttcaactacCACGTGAGAGTAgcttctctgtttttttccaaatctttCCGATTTCCGTTTTGGAGTTTTTACCAAGCAAGGTTTAGTGGTTCTTGAAATCCAAGAATTCCAATTAACGATATCTTGAAAAGTCATTCATGTTTCGACAATTTGgacatgtttaattttttaactttcttcCCTAAAAATCCCTTAAAGGGCGCCAAATAGTTTCTTATAGAGCGAAAGCTTCGTTACTGTTCTCTTGGAATTCCAAACAATGATCACTATAAAGTGGATTTAACtcaaattaacaaattttattttaatcaaaattagGACCATCGATGATGAATCGGGACTGAGGAATCGCTATTCAAGTCAGCTTACAATTAGCAGAAGTATATTTGCCATCGCAGTAAAACATGCTTAGGCCAAGATTTATCATCTAGACAACGAATCCCTCACTGCAGATATCCATCAGCCGAATCAATCAAAGGTACTCAAGCATTccatctcacaatcagtaatCTTGACGCAAAGGAGAATGTGagacaatatttattttatactctgaactttcgtttttcttcctcgTCGTATAGCCGCATTTTGGATTAATTGGAATTGAATCTACTCATCAGTAAAAAAGCCCTATCGTAGTGGCTTGAAGAAAATGTGcacaaaaaacgcaaaaatacTCATCATCCGAAATTCTCAGCGAAAAATAATGCCGTTTTTACTttctaaagaatttttaatctaTAAGCCACTGAAGATACTGTTTCGAATAAGCATTTGaacttttttacttcttcaaAGATTTTAGTGAAAAGAAATAACCTTTAAGCCAAAATGTTCGGGTGATcggaatatcgatttttttctttcaaattaatttttaacgctCCCTTGACAAGTAGTCGAATTTAAACCGATATCAATCATGGCGTTATTTTTGTCGATACAATTTCAGCATTGAGTTATTTTATGATGAAATTGGGGCGAAAATATTCGCTACAACTTATTGGgggatttttcttttgtcgaaATATTTTACCATCAGTCAAGTGAATCATTTTCAGAGTTTACAGTTACAGATGTAGAAGATCAAAAAGCCGGAGAAAATGAAACCGAGCCAAGATTCGAAGACGAGTTTGGAATCGAGTCGTGGGCGAAATGGAGAATTGAGTTATGACCTAGAAATTTCGGATGGATGCGATTATGTTGAGAATTCGCAAAGGAACTCGTCTGACgaagtaagaataaaaattgagatgATAATTTCGATTTATTCGATCTTGAAGATAATTTTAAACACTTATATCTACAAATTTacggtaaaattttcttctcttaaaACTGTTCTTTCGCAACTACACGCAATGAGATTCTACCAGAAAAAATCGTGCAAATATTCACTAAAGTCTGCACAAGGATTCATTTTTGCAAAACGCTCTGTGAAttctttgcagtttttttaaCGCAATTGCGATCTTTCTTTCTAACGTTTCTGCGAAATTATACGAGTTTCAATTTTgtaaaggaaggaaaaaagtttAGGGATTCTCAAAAATAACGTCAGTCCGAGATTTGTACGCGGAATCACGCATAATTTCCCTgcgaaaattcacaaacatTGATACTTCTTTTAGAAATAAGCTATCGCGTGAACAAGAAGCTttcaagaattcagaaaattgatggtaaaattttaacagagtatcatataaaaattaacaataactAAGCAATTTTCTAAACAGTGAGAAGAATAATCTTGAATAAATCTCCGCTTATTTAGAAAAACTATCCCAAAATTCTTTGCAGAATTCTCTACAGagtttttacaaatataaataACCATTAATAGTggcatggaaaaaaagtcCAATCTGTGGATATGAATTACAATAATCATTTTAATTATCAGAaggtacagaatttttttttttacaaaaattcctAAGCAtatgtttaaattttcaattttgtatcCTCGTTTTCAAAAGAGTTCGAGCTCCAACTGGGAACCGATTGAGACTAATTACAAGTTCGTCGGTGATTTGACGGAGGTAGAAGACGAGGTGATTTTTGTCGATGGATCTCGATACAAGGGAACCTGGGATGCTTTGGGCATGGCAGGAGTCGGACGATACCGCATGCCGCACggtaagaaatttgaaaacattaaGGTTGATTAATTACGTAAGATGATTTGCAATTATGCGATCACGGATCGTTTGAACGCGGGCTAACCCGAGTTGTTCTAATTTGCGcgctaaattttgaaaataaatagtcttttgaaaaaaaaattcttttcctgGCGGAGTCAAAAAGCTAGAAATTCTTCAAAagcttttctttaaaaaacttATTCACTCTCCGCCAGGAAAGGAATTTTCTTCGAAAGaccgtttatttttacaaaatttagcTCACAAATTAGAATAGCTTGGTACCcgttgcgagaaaaaaaaattctccgtaCTTAGATTTTATTAGAAGCGCATTCTATCGAGACGTCgagtttttttccaattttctacTGATCGATGCCagttttttgatgtttttgcAAATCGACTAATTATAAGCTTGTCAGAAAATATGTAcgtacaatttaaaaatgtgaaattttcaaagcagtCTTTACAAAACCAGGAAAAAATAGTTCTGGAGACGAACAACTCTGTCTAAATATTaaacgaaaattcaatttctggaAACCGATTGAATTTCCTTGCAATCACCCGAATTTTCATCCGCTGATTTCGATTCTTTACTATTTTGTCCAAAacgcgtaatttttttcatcaactctGTAGTaacaagtgaaattttttggagACTTCATGGTTATATATTCAATCGTTTGTTATTCCTGAAGtgtaatgtatgtacaaacTTCATGTTTCGCGAGTTAAACTGCGCAGACGTGTTTATGTacagtttttatttctgtaattaatttcttctttctagCTTAGAGCTAAAACGAATTTATACTAATGCCAAACACGCAGCGCTTATGAAACATATCTTTGCGCATGTATCAATTCGAGATGTCAATTAGTTCGGCTATGCTTATACgttacgtatacatattttgTTACACGAATTAGTCTTATagtatttttgcaaataacGATCATATATTGTCTAAACGTGCCACTGATTCAGGAAATCGAGTAAATTTATGtccaatgaattgaaaaatttaagataaTTGAGTGTAACCGTTAGGCGATTAGCggataaaacttgaaaaaaacacGCTTAGCTTGAATTTATATGTAAGTGAATtggattggaaaaaatatttcactcgatttcaacattttcgtGAAAACGATTCCGCTACGATtcaaagcgaaaaaaaatcagggctTACGCTAAATCGAATTACTAACCGTGAAGGCATATGATAAGTAGTGAAACATAATTTAAACCCAATTGCAATGTTAGAAAATTTAATAGGTACACATGTGAAGCTTTGTTGATtagaatcggaaaaaaaattcttttataaaatcattttcacatgtaataataaaaatctgtgtCGCAAGTTCATAATTTAAACACTCAATTGACATTCGATTTTAGGGTTAGTTACACAGgtctgcaaaaaaatattttctttcagctACGTGGGATGTTTTTGGTAAATATTATAGTTTCGAGTGTGCTGGATCCAAAAGTGACTTCCATTTCCGTCAATCACAAAAGACGAGttgtttgcataaaaaaaagtataacaataataaaaaaatcaccatttCATTacgatgaacaaaaaaatatttcttataaaattaaacaaactatTTCTTCACGAAATATACTTAACATTCCATGTTTATTCTTTTCGTCTGTGaaaccttttcttcttctttttgataCTTCTTTGAACGCGCATCCGATTTCTATTTTGTGTTTGCCTGTTTGTATTTGTTCTTGAGTCTCACTCAAatacatattaaataaaagtaaGGAATTACTTTTGCATAAGTTTGTTAGAATCTAGACTAGGATACCAGATTTCGAGTTGAGTTCCGAGTTTCACTTCAAACGAAACTACAAaaaagagttaaaaaaaaaaaaacaaacctgacgttatggaattttttcagtatttttccCGGTTTCCGTGAGTAAAAATCTATAAGCAACATTATAGAAAACCTGTGCAGTTTTTTTGTTGCAGACCTGTGTTACTACTTCCACTTTCGCTAGTAAgactcgaaatttttcattcaaatcgtCAATGAAAAccaaatgataaaatttctccaatttcatttttaaaatgcTTCCAATTTTGGTTTTgtgtgaaaagaattttgataCTGACTCGTTTTCAAACacattttaatttctcaaGACGTTCTTTACGACGGTAGAATGTGGGATGGCATGCAACATGGCCAGGGGAGGCTCGAATATCCGGGTAAGCAGAAGATAGACGGATTTTGGAGTCGTGGTCAACTTCAGAAGTGGCGATACACTTTCAGCGACGGCTTGGTATATGAGGAGGAGAACTGGACTTACTGCAAATTTCCGGACCGTCGGTAAGCCATTAGATCGTCGATATATCGTGAAttggaatttattttccttttcctaACCAATTGATTAACAGAGgtggaaatattatttttcaccagaATCCTCATCATTTTATCGTATTTTAATACCTAGTATtagatcaaaataaaagtcttGAAGAACGAAATTTCTAGGAAAATAAGTGGATACAGAGTTCACCgattgtatataatttttcgaatttcgaagtTCAAGTTCAAGATTAAACCAGGATTATTCAACCGTATAGTCGTTGGTTACCTATGGATCTTCATATCAGTAGCAGATATTCAAAGTTAGCCCAAAAATCGAGCACGAAATGGTCCAGACTAATACCCTCGGAGAAATCGAAATATCGCGAGACATAATTTCTTACTTATTGCGTTCTTTGCGACACTCGAGCAGTCGCGAACCTTTCGAAGGATCTGCAAATTCTCCGCGACTGCATCGCGAAAATTCGTTGTTTATCACCGTTTGGTTTAATCAACGCCTGGCTACTTACAGATTAATTATGCGGCCAGGCGGGGGAGAGAAGAAGTTGAATTACGAGACTTTCACGCTCCGTGCAGAGAAATTCCCCCGATTTTTCCCCTGACGCTGCTTGATCTAGGCGAAAGCATTTCTACTTTCGCATTGAATATGATTTGCCGATAATTATTCTAGCTGCATCCGCGTACGACGTTTTTCAGGATGATCAGTTGCGCAGGCGAGCCATAATTTATCGCTGACGAATTTAAATCGCTCGGGATTGGTTCTACTGAAATGCTCACGCCGAACTGTTTTCTGCAATGAACTTTGTCTCGTCTAGATTCAACCGAGTCGAGTTTGAAACTTGATAGTTATAACTGATATTTCGTTTGTAAATGATCCTGATTTCCTTCAATCCATGAGGAGTGGTGAGAAGTTATTTTTACACTCTGTTTTCGTTTAGAAAGTTTATACTCAAGTAGTTTCAATATCAAGAAGTTTTTTTCTGTCCGAGAAGACTTTTGTACTAATTTGCAAAACCATGTTATCATATTTACATGCATTTGACGCCGGGTAAAAATTCTGCACAGATTCAATCAGTCGAAACTAAACGGCCTTAATCCGGCTGGAAGGTCCCGAAGAACGCAGCATCAACCGACCAAAGTGATTCCTGCGGGCTCTTACGACGCCGGCGATGGAATTTTCGATCCCTCGACCCTCCACGTAGCGAATTTCGATCGGCCTTCAaaggtgatatttttcttggCAAACATCCCTGTATTATTCGGATGCAGACTATTTTAAAAAGTTCTTCctgaatttctgaatttctatTCATGATATGCGTCACGTGAATCAGACGAACTCGGATAGCTGAAATGTTCTTTGTAATAATGAGAAATCACTCGAAATCACTGGAACCATTGTAAATCATAACGAATTACACAATATATCATGATAGCGTTGGAAAGCATGAAATTCGTTGGACGTTTTGCGGTAAGAGCCAAATGGTTTCAATTCGTTAATATTCTATTGATTGCCATCTTATCACGCGTTTTTATTGATTGCCAATTCACCAAgtgattttcattgatttttaatgatttttcagCGTCCTAAGATACACCCTGTGATTTATTGTAATTAGTATTAGTCGATTCTATCTAATCcggtaattattgaaaatcgtCTAAAACACTCGGACATCATCGATGACTTGATCGATAATTACACGCTACACTGGAAATCAACGAAAATGACGtaagagataaaaattactGATCGTGATGAATGCTAATGAATTGGAATCATTGATTCGACTTCGAAGTGAACGGTCCATCGATCTCGTCAGTTTTTCACAGATtatcacaagaaaaaaactagcagaagtaattcgaaaaaattagtccaattaatttttaatggtTTTGCCAAAAATGGACAAGttctcaaaaagaaaaatccaaaCGGTAGAGAGTTCGAGTGAAcaagaaaattcacaaaggTACGAAGAAAATGCATAAAGAAACATTAAAATTAGTATAGATAGTCAGGATCCCAACGGAAGGCGAGAGCAAATGGATAATGAATTACTGTCGACGGGGGGAAGCGGAGCCGACAGGGTACCAGCCTTGGCTGAACGAAAATTGGTCGTCGCACCCTCCCGAGCTGCCGTACAGGTTGCCAATGTCGACGGATTCGCCGGAGATCTGGTGGAAGAGGTGAGGCCATCGGTTTGTTTGCCAATaaaaaacggaaattttcACGGGATTGGACCAATTACCGGGAATCGCTTTTAGAGAAGAAGAACTTTCTACGGCCGATAGGAATTTCTTATTCGATTTAAtttctattcatttattcCTGCATTAATTTGTTTCTGTTCTCCCCTTCACATCACCCCACAGAATTTTCACTTTCGAAAGAGATACGAGCGTCGTCCTTGACGCGAGGCGACGATCTTCGAAGGAAAGTGAAGACGCCAAGGCGGAATCGGGAGGAAGGTGGGTTCCACACCTATACATGCACGCGTAACAACTATTATCGAGAACCGACAAAGTCGTCGTTTGCTTGGCTCTGTTACGAGATTCCTCTGTACCTGTCGATAATCTTATCCAACCAATTTTATTGCGAATGCGAGAAAGTATAACGAAATAGAAAACCAAGTAAAGGTATTATAACCGGTACGTGGAGGACGTTGCAGGGCCGCAACGGACCTTTGTAACCGTCGGATTGAGGGAGAAGGAAGTCTGTCGTTGGatgacggtgaaaaatgaacTAAGTTTTCATCTATTCTTCAATAATTCTGGCAAAGGATACACCAaccgaatttattttatataatcaaAGAGTAGCCCGCAGCTGTCACGAATATCATAGGCATCGTCGATGATCGGCGAATTCGTTGCTTCACTCTTGAAACTACAACAACGTCACTCTTACTCATCCATTTTGTAAAACGGCgcgtcataatttttttttcacactcaccttcattttttctaagcaaaaatttcattttgctcCTACATGAAGAACTTACTGTACAGCGCAGACGGACATATCGTTGATGCAAAATCAGGATCGCACCCTAAAAACATTTTATCCCGCAGTTCCGATCCGGCGGAATACTCCTGCATATGCGTTTCCGAATCTCAAGCCGAGCTAGGATCTCGACCAGAGTCAGATGCAGAAGATCTGGTATCCGTGTGTGGTGTGCTGGACGTCTGCGGAGGAGACCGCGACTCGGAGGTGGAAGTCTTGTAAGATTCGGTGAAGTTTAAAACTTGAATTCAAGTCCACGACGAATTTACGACATTGAGCCGCCATTTTCTATCGATATTTGACGTTTTCGAAGGCGCgattagatttaaaaaattacgatcATGTCTCAACTGGttaatatttaattgtaaaaCTAGTTTGGGCTACGGATTTTGCTACAATTTGCAACGAATATGAAAAGACAGAAGTTCTCCACACCTCGAGATACTTGTAATTCACTTTGCCGTCACTTAAAATGACCAGCTGTTCACTCGGGTCAACGCCATATTGTCACATTTCGGACTCTAATAATTTTTCGCTCCTTCCTCAAGTCGGGAAATGATCTGTGAACCAATGTCGTCGGCCGGGTACGAAGATGAAGATCCCGACGACCTGCTGACGACGGTTTGCGTCCGGCCGAAAGGAACCTACACGATTACAAGGAGGATACGATCGGCGAGCACTCTGGAGAGCTTGGATTCGGTATCCTCGaactggtgaaaaaatttctaaaaaatttccaatgaTTCGTTTTTAATTGTTCAGAAGTACACTATGTTTCGGCCACTTTTCAGAAACCGTccgtataatttttgaaaaagtctgaattatttcgataatgtcgaatgaatttca is a window from the Diprion similis isolate iyDipSimi1 chromosome 6, iyDipSimi1.1, whole genome shotgun sequence genome containing:
- the LOC124406480 gene encoding uncharacterized protein LOC124406480 — encoded protein: MKPSQDSKTSLESSRGRNGELSYDLEISDGCDYVENSQRNSSDEIILNTYIYKFTVKFSSLKTVLSQLHAMRFYQKKSCKYSLKSAQGFIFAKRSSSSSNWEPIETNYKFVGDLTEVEDEVIFVDGSRYKGTWDALGMAGVGRYRMPHDVLYDGRMWDGMQHGQGRLEYPGKQKIDGFWSRGQLQKWRYTFSDGLVYEEENWTYCKFPDRRFNQSKLNGLNPAGRSRRTQHQPTKVIPAGSYDAGDGIFDPSTLHVANFDRPSKVIFFLANIPVLFGCRLF